CCCGGCGAGCGTCGTCGTGCCCACCCACCGCTACACCGACGCGCTCCGCGCGGCGCTCGGGGCCATGGAGGAGGTCGCGGTCGGTGACCCGACCGACCCGGCCACCCGCTGCGGGCCGCTCCGCTCGCCGGTGGCCCGCGACCGGGTGCTGCGCTACGTCGCGCTGGCCAGGTCCGAGGGCGCCGACGTGGCGCTCGGCGGCCACGTCCTCGACCGCGACGGCGGCTGGTGGGTCGCGCCGACCGTCATCGGCGGGGTGGAGCCGGGCTCGCGGCTGGTGCGCGAGGAGGTGCTCGGCCCGGTGCTCATGGTCGTGCCCGACTCATCGGCGCGTGCATGATGCCGTCCTCGTCGAACTCGGGCCCGGTCACCTCGAAGCCGTAGGCCGCGTAGAAGGCGGTCAGCCCGGTCTGGGCGTCCAGCCGCACCGCGCGGTCGCCGCACAGGCGCATCGCCTCGTCCATCAGCAGTGCCGCCAGCCCGCGCCCGCGCGCCGCCGGTGCCACCACCACGCGACCGATCCGCATCGCGTCGCCGTCGTCGAGCACGCGCAGCGTGCCGACCACCTCGTCGTCCTCCAGCAGGACGACGTGGCGAGTCGTCGGCTCGAGGTCGCGCCCGTCGAGGTCGGGGTAGGGGCAGTCCTGCTCGACCACGAACACCTGCTGCCGCAGCCGCCACACGTCGTACGCCGTCCGCGCGGGGAGTTCGTCGACGGTCGTGGTGAGCACCCGGGTGCTCATCGCAGGAACTCCACGACCTGGTCGAACGCGCGCCGCGACTCGGGGATGAGCGGCAGCAGCCCGTAGACGTGGATGAGGTCCGGCTCCTCGATCGAGGTCAGGTCCCAGCCGGCGTCGGCGGCCCGCTTGGCGAGCAGCCGGCAGCCGGGGTGCAGGAGGTCGCGGGTGCCGTAGAGCATCAGGGCCCTCGGCAGCCCCGACAGGTCCCCGAGAGCCGGCGAGACCTCCGGGCGGCCGAGGTCGTCGGGCGAGCCCGCCCACCAGCCGGCGTACGCCTCGAGCTTGGTGTAGAAGAGCCACGGGTCGACGAGGTCCGCCGCGCGCGTCGCCGGCGTGGAGGTGGTGAGGTCGACCCAGGGTGCGTGCAGGACCAGGTGGCTCGCGGCCGGCAGGCCCCGGTCGCGCACCGACATCGCGACGGCGAGGGCGAGCCCGCCGCCCGCGGAGTCGCCGGCCAGCACGGCACCGCCCTCCTGGCCGCTCCAGCGCGCGGCGTCCGCGACCAGGGCGTCGTGCGAGTCGGCCCACGTGTGCTCGGGAGCGAGCGGGTAGTCGGGCAGCACGACGCGGGCGCCGATCGCGTCGGCGAGCCGCGTGGCGTAGCGGACGTGGAAGGCGTCGATCGGTGCCATGAAGGCGCCGCCGTGGAGGTAGTGCAGCGTGCGGCGCACGGGCCGGTCGCGCGGCGTGAGGACGTAGGAGGGGAACCCGAGGTCCTCCACGGACACCTCCCACCGCTTCGCGAAGCCCGGGGTGGCCCGGACCGGCAGCGACCGGTCCTGGGTGCGGTGCCGCGCCTCGACGCGGGCCCGCTCGGCGGGCTCGGTGTCGAGGTCGCCGGCGCGGCGCAGGCGCGGGATGGCGCGGGCCAGCAGGTCGTGTCGGGTGCTCGGCATGGAGGCAGCGTAGGTGGCGGGCCGCGGTGCGGGCGGAGGGGCGGGCGGGGGTGTGGGTGGCCGCGGCTAGGGTGGTGCCACAAGACAGGGGAGCACGCGCGGGCGTGCTGAGAGTGCGGGACAGCCGCAGACCCTACGAACCTGATCCGGTTAGCACCGGCGATAGGGAGTCCACCATGTTGCACGTACGAGTCCGCGCTGCCCTCGTGACGGCCCTGACCGCGTCCGCCCTCACGGCCTGCAGCCTCGCCGGCGGTGGGGGGGACGACGCCCCGAGCGCCACCGAGTCGGCGTCCTCCGGCGCCACGCAGGCGGGCGGCACGGTCGTCCTCGCCACGCACGAGTCGTTCGCCCTCCCGAAGAAGCTGGTGCGGGACTTCGAGGAGGGAACGGGCTACTCGCTGGAGGTGCGGGCAGCCGGTGACGCGGGCACGCTCGCCACCAAGCTGAGCCTCACGGCCGACAACCCGATCGCCGACGCGGCGTTCGGCATCGACAACACCTTCGCGTCTCGTCCGCTCGGCGAGGGTGCGTTCGACGAGGTCACCACGACGACCACCCCGCCCGAGGAGTACGCCCTCGCCGAGGGCGGCGACCGCCTGGTGCCGGTCGACTCGGCGAGCGTGTGCGTCAACGTCGACACCGCCTGGTTCGAGCGGGAGGGCATCGAGCCGCCGCGCACGCTGGCCGACCTCACCGACCCGGCCTACGCCGACCTGTTCGTGACGCCGGGCGCCTCCACGAGCAGCCCCGGCATGGCCTTCTTCCTCGCCACGGTCGCCGAGCACGGCGACGGCTGGCGCGACTACTGGACCGACCTGCTCGCCAACGGCGCCAAGGTGGTCGACGGCTGGGAGGACGCCTACTACGGCGACTTCACCGCCGCGTCCGAGACCGGCACCCGCCCCGTCGTGGTGTCCTACGACTCCTCGCCGGCCTTCACCGTCGAGGGTGGCCGGACCACCACCGAGGCGCTGCTCGACACCTGCTTCCGGCAGGTGGAATACGCCGGCGTGCTGGCCGGTGCGGACAACCCCGACGGCGCCGCGGCGCTGGTCGACTGGATGCTCTCCGACGAGGTGCAGAGCGCGCTGCCGGAGTCGATGTACGTCTTCCCGGTCATGCCGGGGGCGACGGTCCCCGACGACTGGGCCCGGTTCGCGCCCCAGCCCACCGAGCCCTACGAGGTCTCCCCGGAGGAGATCGCGGCCAACCGCGAGCAGTGGCTGACCGAGTGGACCGACGTCGTCTCCCGATGAACCGCACCCCATGAGACGCATCGCCGGTCTCCTGCTGCTCGCCGCCGGGCCGGTGCTCGTGCTCGGCGTGCTCTTCGTCCTCCCGGTCACCGGCATGGTCGCCGAGGGCTTCTTCGTCGACGGACGCTTCGCCCCGGGCGCCGTGCTCGAGGTCCTGGCGCGACCGCGCGTGCACCGCGTCGCGTGGTTCACCGTGTGGACGTCGGGCGCCGCGACCCTCTTCTCCGTCGTGCTCGGGCTCCCGGCGGCGTACGCCCTGCACCGCCTCGCGCTGCCGGGACGGGCCGCGGTCCGGGCCGCCCTCCTCGTCCCGTTCGTGCTGCCCACGGTCGTGGTGGGCGTCGCGTTCCGCCAGCTGCTGGGGGAGGGGGGGCCGCTGGGGTTCCTCGACCTCGACGGGACGCCGGTCGCGATCGTGTGCGGGCTGGTGTTCTTCAACGTCGCGGTGGTCGTGCGCACGGTCGGCGTCGCGTGGGAGTCGCTCGACCCCCGGCCGGGGCAGGCGGCGGCCGCCCTCGGCGCCTCGCCGTGGCAGGTCCTGCGCACCGTGACGCTGCCGGCGCTGCGGCCGGCCATCGTCGGCGCCGCGAGCATCGTCTTCCTCTTCTGCGCCACGGCGTTCGGCATCGTGCTGACCCTCGGCGGCGTCCGCTACGCCACGGTCGAGACCGAGATCTACCTGCTGACCACGACGATCTTCGACCTCCAGGCCGCCGCGGCGCTGTCGGTGCTGCAGATCGTCGTCGTGGTCGGGCTCCTGGCCCTCGCCGCGCGGCTGCGCGCCACGCCCGACCCGACGGCCCACCGCACGGCCACCCCCGCGCGCGCCGTACGCCGCGGTGACGCCCCGGTCGTGGTCGCGACGCTGCTGGTGCTCGGCGCGATGCTGCTGCCGATCCTCACCCTGGTGGCCGGGTCGCTCACCGTCGGCGACGGCTGGGGGCTCGACAACTACCGCGCCCTGACGACCGCGGGCGACAACCAGGCGCTGCTGGTGCCGGTGACCTCGGCGCTGGTGACCAGCCTCCGCACCGCGGTCGACGCGACGTGGATGGCGCTGCTGGTCGGCGTCGTCGTCTCGCTCGTCGTCACCCGCCGCTCGCACTCGGTCGCCGAGCGCCGCGTCCGCTCCACCCTCGACGGCTTCTTCATGCTCCCGCTCGGGGTCAGCGCCGTGACGCTGGGGTTCGGCTTCCTCATCACCCTCGACCAGCCGCCGCTCGACCTGCGCGACTCCGCGCTGCTCGTGCCGATGGCGCAGGCGCTGGTCGCGCTGCCGCTGGTCGTCCGGACCCTGACGCCGGTGCTCGGCGGCATCGACGACCGCCAGCGGCAGGCGGCCGCGTCGCTGGGGGCGTCCGCGTGGCGCACCCTGCTGACCGTGGACCTGCCGGTGGTGTGGAAGCCGATGCTCGCGGCCAGCGGCTTCGCCTTCGCCGCGTCGCTGGGCGAGTTCGGCGCGACGTCGTTCCTGGCCCGCGACGACGACCCGACCCTGCCGGTCGTGATCTTCCGGCTGATCGGGCACCCCGGCGAGATGAACTACGGCATGGCGCTGGCGGCGTCCGTCGTGCTGGCCGCCGCCACCGCCGCGGTGATGGTCGCCGTCGAGCGGCTGCGCGTGCCCGGAGTGGGGGCGTTCTGATGGCGCTCTCGCTGCGCGACGTGTCGGTCCGCTACGGCGACACCGTCGCCGTCGACGGGGTCTCGCTCGACCTGGCCGCCGGCCAGGTGCTGGCGGTCCTCGGCCCGTCGGGGTGCGGCAAGTCCACGCTCCTGCGCGCGGTCGCGGGGCTCGAGCCGCTCTCGTCGGGCTCGATGTCGTGGGCGGGGGAGGACCTCGGCGGAACGCCGACCCACAAGCGCGGCTTCGCCCTGATGTTCCAGGACGGCCAGCTCTTCGCGCACCTCACCGTCGCCCGCAACGTCGCCTACGCCCTCCGGCTGCGACGTACGCCCTCAGCGCGCGTCGCGGCCCGGGTGCGCGAGCTGCTGGCGCTGGTCGGGCTGGCGGGCTACGACGACCGGCTGCCCGGCACCCTCTCCGGCGGGGAGCGCCAGCGGGTCGCCCTCGCCCGCGCGCTGGCGGTGGAGCCGCGCCTGATCCTGCTCGACGAGCCGCTGTCCGCGCTCGACAAGACGCTGCGCGAGCGGCTGGCGGGCGACCTGCGCGAGATCCTCCGCACCGCCGGCACCACCGCGCTCCTCGTCACCCACGACCACGAGGAGGCCTTCGCGCTGGCCGACCGGCTCGCGGTGATGCGCGACGGCCGGGTCGTGCAGGGCGGGGCGATCGACGAGGTCTGGCGTGCGCCGGTCGACGAGGAGACGGCCCTCTTCCTCGGCTACGCCCGCGTCCTGCGCGGCGAGGCGGCCGCCCGCGTGCTGGCAGCGGGCGGGCTCCCGGCGGCGCCCGCGGTCGCCGTACGCCGCTCCTCCCTCGTGCTCGACCCGTCCGGTCCCGTGGAGGCGGCCGTCGAGTCGGCGCGGGTGACGCCGGAGCAGGTGCGCCTCGTCGTGGTCGCCGACGGCGTGGGCACCGTGGACGCCGTGGCGCCCCTGGGCAGCCGCGCCGCGCCGGGGGACCGGGTCCGGCTGGGCGTGGACGTGACACGGCTCGCCGTCCTGCCGACCGGGACGGGGGTTGACCCGTCCCTAGACTGACGCCCGTGTACAGACCGGCCTATGCCCTGCTCGTGGGAGTCGCCGCCACCATGGGTGTGCTGGCGGTGACCGCTGCGCTGGTGCTCGACCGGCCCCTCGTCGACCCGGAGGGCTTCCTCGGCCCGTCGTGGCTGCGGCTGCCGCTGCTGGTCTTCGGCGCCTTCCTGCTCGACCTGCTCCCGCGGACGCTCTACGCCTCGAAGATGAAGCCCGCGCTGATGCCCGACATCGTGCGCGAGCGGATCCGCACCCACTGGGACCGCGAGCGGATCGTGCTGGTCGTCCTCGGCCTGGTCTGCTTCTACATCACCTACGTCTGCTACCGGAACCTCAAGTCCTTCCTGCCCTTCATCATGGGCGAGGACAAGTACGACCGTGAGCTGCACCTGGTCGACCGGGCGCTGATGTTCGGCCACGAGCCCGCGACGATCCTCCACACGATCTTCGGCACCGGCATCTCGGCGCACTTCCTCTCCACGATCTACCTGTGGTTCCTGCCGCTCGTCCCGCTGGCGCTCGCCGCCTGGCTGGTGTGGTCGCGCAACATCACCTTCGGCTACTGGTTCGCCACCTCGCAGTGCCTGGCGTGGTCGCTCGGCACGGCGTCCTACTACGCACTGCCGACCCTCGGCCCCGGCTTCCAGTACTCCTACCTCTACGTCGACCTCCCGGCCACGGGGTCCAGCGCGCTGATGGAGTCGTTGTTCTACGGACGCAAGGGCGTGATCCGCGACGGCGCGGAGGGTGCCGTGCAGTCGGTCGCCGGCTTCGCGTCCCTGCACGTCGCCATCACCCTGCTGGTGGCGCTGATGGTGCAGTACACGCTGCGCAACCGGGTCCTCCACATCATCTTCTGGGCCAACTTCGCGATCACCGTCGTCGCCACCCTCTACTTCGGTTGGCACTACATCGCCGACGACCTCGCCGGGGTCGTCATCGCCCTCTTCGCCTTCTGGCTCGGGGGGCTCGCCAGCGGGCAGAAGTTCGACAGACGGGGCTTGGCCTCCCATCCCACCTCGACGACGAGCCAGGTGCCGGTCGACGTGGAGTAGGTGGTCGGGGGTCTGTTGGTGCTCTGGGGTCTGGAGTCCCCGGATATCCGGTGACCACCGTGCCTACAGGTAGAGGTCTCCACCTCGAAGTACGCAACTCGGGTGCGAACTCCGGGTCAGCCCCTCTTGAGGCCCCGGCCCGCCAGCACCCTGCGGATGCGCGTCGCCAGGAGCTCCGGCCGGTCGAGGTCGGCCCACGTGACCCGCAGGCACACCCACCCGGTCAGCAGGCAGACCAGCTCCTGGCGCTTCTTCTCGCGCATGAGGAACTCGTCGAGCGACTCACCCGGGAGCCGGTGCCGCTCGTACTTGGCGCGGCCGTCGAACTCGAGGAACACCTCGAGCTCCGGCCAGGCGAAGTCGAGGCGCGCCACGACGTTGCCCCACTCGTCGCGCACCACGACCTGCGGCTCGGGCCGCGGCAGGCCGTAGAGGTAGGCGACATAGCTGAACCGGTCCTCGCCCACCGACTCCAGCCGCCCGTCGGCCAGGCGCAGGACCACGTGGGCGGTGAGGCTCCCCGGCCACGACCGGTGCTCCTCGACCTGCGCTGCGAACTCCTCGAGGCTCATCGCTCCGGCGTGCAGCAGCCGGTTCACGACGACCAGTGCGGCCTCCACGCCGGCGACCGTGGTGACCTCGAACGCCGACCGCGCAGCGCTGCTCACCAGCACGCCGTTGACCACCTCGACCTCGTCCGGCGTCAGGACGCCGCGGTGCGGCACCCAGTCCTGCTGGCGCCTGCCGGCCCGCTCCGGGTGCTCACGAGTGGTGTGCACGACGTCGAGCGGGAACCCCCACACGGGCACGCCGCGCTCGACGACAGACGTGGCGTGCGTCAGGACCGTCGCCTCGTGCGCACGCGCCAGGACGGCCCTCGCCAGGAGGCGGTGCCGGTCCTCGGGAGAGCAGGACTCCCAGACGTCGGCGGTCACGTAGGCGCCGTACCGGATGCGGCGGAGGACCTTCGTACGGACGAGGCGGTCGACGTGGGTGTCGCTCATCCCGCTCGCGAGGAGGTCGCGGCGGAGGTGGACGAGCCCGGTCAGGTCACGGGCGGTCGGAGGCGGGGTCGGTGGTCTCATCACCAGGGGTGACTGCCCGTCGCCGGAGCCGGCTACGCAGCCTTGGAGAGATCTGTGGACAACGCGGGCTCGGCCTCGGTCGGCCCGAGCTTTGCACCCGAGTTCCGTGCTTCGAGGTCGAGATCTCTGCCTGTAACCCCGGCGGTCACCGGATATCCGGTGACCGCCCCCGCGAATGACAGTGGTGTGGTTCGGAATGATAGGGATGTCATTCGTCAAGCGGACACGCCGCACGAAGGTGAAATAGTTGGGGAAAGAGTTCCCAGTGTGACGAAAGTTGACTAGCGTGCCGGAAGTTGACCGTGCGGTGGGGAAGCCGCACGGTCCCGAGACCCTTGAGGGGAACCCGTGCCGTTCGCACCGCTCGACCCGACACCTGCGCCGCGTCGTACGACGTCACGCTGGGCGACCGCGGGCGTGCTGGTCGTCGGACTCGCGCTCGGCGGCCACGGCGTCGCCTTCGCCGACAACGCGTCCGAGGACGCCGCGCCCAGCCGCTCCGACGTCGACGCCGCCGAGCAGGACGCCGCCGACAAGGGCCGCGACGTGGCGGACGTGCAGGCCGACCTGATCCGCGCCAACCTCTCGCTCGAGTCGGCCGGCGACGCCGCCGCCCATGCCGCCGAGGCCTACAACGGCGCCCGCTGGCGGGCCGAGCAGGCACGGCAGGACGCCCGCGCTGCGGACGTGGTGGCGACGTCGGCCCGCGAGGACGTGGACGCCCAGCGCGAGCTGTACGCCGACACCGTCGTGCGCTCCTACGAGGAGGCCTCGCAGGTCCAGGGCCTCGCTGCGGTGGTCGAGGCCGACGGCATCGAGTCGCTCATCGACACGACGGTCACGATGGGCAACACCTCCGACGCGCTCGACGACCAGTACGACGCCTTCATCGCCGCCTCGGCCGTCGCCGAGGTCACCTCCGCGACCGCGACACGGGCCGCCGAGCGCGCCGCGGCCGCGGAGCTGGAGGCAGAGCAGGCCAACGCAGCTGCCGCCGCGGCCGAAGCCGATGCCGGTGCGCAGGCCGAGTCGATCGCCGCCACCAAGACCGCGCTCATCGCCGAGCTGGCCGAGCTGCAGGGCGTCAGCGTACGCCTGGCCGAGCGCCGCCAGTCCGCGCTCGAGGAGGCCGCCGCCGAGGCCGCCGCCGAGGCGGCGCAGGCCGAGGCCGAAGCGCTGGCCGCGCAGCAGGAGCAGGAGGAGCAGCCGACGCCCACGGTCACGCCGACGCCTACTCCGGCGGTGAACCCGACGCCGACGCCGACGCCGACGCCTAGCGCGACGCCGACCCCCATTCCGACGCCCGTCCCGACGGTCACTCCGACCCCGACGCAAGCGCCGACCCCGACCCCCACTCCGACACCGAGCGCGACGC
This genomic stretch from Nocardioides renjunii harbors:
- a CDS encoding GNAT family N-acetyltransferase, which produces MSTRVLTTTVDELPARTAYDVWRLRQQVFVVEQDCPYPDLDGRDLEPTTRHVVLLEDDEVVGTLRVLDDGDAMRIGRVVVAPAARGRGLAALLMDEAMRLCGDRAVRLDAQTGLTAFYAAYGFEVTGPEFDEDGIMHAPMSRARP
- a CDS encoding alpha/beta hydrolase, with the translated sequence MPSTRHDLLARAIPRLRRAGDLDTEPAERARVEARHRTQDRSLPVRATPGFAKRWEVSVEDLGFPSYVLTPRDRPVRRTLHYLHGGAFMAPIDAFHVRYATRLADAIGARVVLPDYPLAPEHTWADSHDALVADAARWSGQEGGAVLAGDSAGGGLALAVAMSVRDRGLPAASHLVLHAPWVDLTTSTPATRAADLVDPWLFYTKLEAYAGWWAGSPDDLGRPEVSPALGDLSGLPRALMLYGTRDLLHPGCRLLAKRAADAGWDLTSIEEPDLIHVYGLLPLIPESRRAFDQVVEFLR
- a CDS encoding thiamine ABC transporter substrate-binding protein, producing MLHVRVRAALVTALTASALTACSLAGGGGDDAPSATESASSGATQAGGTVVLATHESFALPKKLVRDFEEGTGYSLEVRAAGDAGTLATKLSLTADNPIADAAFGIDNTFASRPLGEGAFDEVTTTTTPPEEYALAEGGDRLVPVDSASVCVNVDTAWFEREGIEPPRTLADLTDPAYADLFVTPGASTSSPGMAFFLATVAEHGDGWRDYWTDLLANGAKVVDGWEDAYYGDFTAASETGTRPVVVSYDSSPAFTVEGGRTTTEALLDTCFRQVEYAGVLAGADNPDGAAALVDWMLSDEVQSALPESMYVFPVMPGATVPDDWARFAPQPTEPYEVSPEEIAANREQWLTEWTDVVSR
- a CDS encoding ABC transporter permease, yielding MRRIAGLLLLAAGPVLVLGVLFVLPVTGMVAEGFFVDGRFAPGAVLEVLARPRVHRVAWFTVWTSGAATLFSVVLGLPAAYALHRLALPGRAAVRAALLVPFVLPTVVVGVAFRQLLGEGGPLGFLDLDGTPVAIVCGLVFFNVAVVVRTVGVAWESLDPRPGQAAAALGASPWQVLRTVTLPALRPAIVGAASIVFLFCATAFGIVLTLGGVRYATVETEIYLLTTTIFDLQAAAALSVLQIVVVVGLLALAARLRATPDPTAHRTATPARAVRRGDAPVVVATLLVLGAMLLPILTLVAGSLTVGDGWGLDNYRALTTAGDNQALLVPVTSALVTSLRTAVDATWMALLVGVVVSLVVTRRSHSVAERRVRSTLDGFFMLPLGVSAVTLGFGFLITLDQPPLDLRDSALLVPMAQALVALPLVVRTLTPVLGGIDDRQRQAAASLGASAWRTLLTVDLPVVWKPMLAASGFAFAASLGEFGATSFLARDDDPTLPVVIFRLIGHPGEMNYGMALAASVVLAAATAAVMVAVERLRVPGVGAF
- a CDS encoding ABC transporter ATP-binding protein, translated to MALSLRDVSVRYGDTVAVDGVSLDLAAGQVLAVLGPSGCGKSTLLRAVAGLEPLSSGSMSWAGEDLGGTPTHKRGFALMFQDGQLFAHLTVARNVAYALRLRRTPSARVAARVRELLALVGLAGYDDRLPGTLSGGERQRVALARALAVEPRLILLDEPLSALDKTLRERLAGDLREILRTAGTTALLVTHDHEEAFALADRLAVMRDGRVVQGGAIDEVWRAPVDEETALFLGYARVLRGEAAARVLAAGGLPAAPAVAVRRSSLVLDPSGPVEAAVESARVTPEQVRLVVVADGVGTVDAVAPLGSRAAPGDRVRLGVDVTRLAVLPTGTGVDPSLD
- a CDS encoding phosphatase PAP2 family protein, which gives rise to MYRPAYALLVGVAATMGVLAVTAALVLDRPLVDPEGFLGPSWLRLPLLVFGAFLLDLLPRTLYASKMKPALMPDIVRERIRTHWDRERIVLVVLGLVCFYITYVCYRNLKSFLPFIMGEDKYDRELHLVDRALMFGHEPATILHTIFGTGISAHFLSTIYLWFLPLVPLALAAWLVWSRNITFGYWFATSQCLAWSLGTASYYALPTLGPGFQYSYLYVDLPATGSSALMESLFYGRKGVIRDGAEGAVQSVAGFASLHVAITLLVALMVQYTLRNRVLHIIFWANFAITVVATLYFGWHYIADDLAGVVIALFAFWLGGLASGQKFDRRGLASHPTSTTSQVPVDVE
- a CDS encoding C40 family peptidase, which gives rise to MPFAPLDPTPAPRRTTSRWATAGVLVVGLALGGHGVAFADNASEDAAPSRSDVDAAEQDAADKGRDVADVQADLIRANLSLESAGDAAAHAAEAYNGARWRAEQARQDARAADVVATSAREDVDAQRELYADTVVRSYEEASQVQGLAAVVEADGIESLIDTTVTMGNTSDALDDQYDAFIAASAVAEVTSATATRAAERAAAAELEAEQANAAAAAAEADAGAQAESIAATKTALIAELAELQGVSVRLAERRQSALEEAAAEAAAEAAQAEAEALAAQQEQEEQPTPTVTPTPTPAVNPTPTPTPTPSATPTPIPTPVPTVTPTPTQAPTPTPTPTPSATPTPTATPTPTPTATPTPTATPTATPTATPTPTATPTPVPTPTPTATPVPAAGDASAAIAFARSQIGKPYRYGAAGPDSWDCSGLTSAAWARAGKTLPHYSVAQYTQSTRIAASQLAPGDLVFWGSSSNPSSIYHVAIYIGDGQIIHAPRTGRNVSQESMYYWRAPNFFARP